In the Rhodothermales bacterium genome, CGGACGCTAGGCGGGCTGCTGCGGATGCCGCTCGCCCCCGTCCGCCCACCCGACCGCAAAGACGACCCCGCCCCGCCCGGCAGCTCGTGATCCTCCGACTTCATCCCCGATACGCCATGCATCCCTTCCCGCATCGCTACACCTGCACTGCCACCTCAGACTCCGACGGGACCATCGGGCTGGAAAGCCCGGGGCTCCCCGTGCTCGCGACGGCCGCCCCCGAGGAGTTCGGCGGGCCCGGCGACGCGTGGTCGCCGGAGACGCTGTTCGTCGCGGCCGTGGTGAGCTGCTTCATCCTGACGTTCCGGGCCGTGGCCCAGGCCTCGAAGCTCGCGTGGCTCGACCTCACCTGCGAGGGCGACGGTGTCCTCGATCGCGTCGACCGCGTCACTCGGTTTACCGAGGTCCGCCTCCGGGCCGAGTTGCGCGTGCCGGAGGACACGGATCCCGAGCGCGCTCACGGCCTCCTCGAGCGGGCCGAGCACATCTGCCTCGTCACGAACTCCCTCACCGCTGCCGTCCACCTCGACGCCCGTGTGGTCGTGGGCGAAGCCGTCGGCGAATGACAGCGCCCGATCCCCCATGATCCGCCGTCTTCTCACGTCCCTCGCCGTGCTCCTCGGCCTCGGCCACACCGGCTGCGCGCAGTCGGGCGACGGCTCGCTGTCGTGGCGGGCGGTCGACGCCCTCATCGAG is a window encoding:
- a CDS encoding OsmC family protein, which codes for MHPFPHRYTCTATSDSDGTIGLESPGLPVLATAAPEEFGGPGDAWSPETLFVAAVVSCFILTFRAVAQASKLAWLDLTCEGDGVLDRVDRVTRFTEVRLRAELRVPEDTDPERAHGLLERAEHICLVTNSLTAAVHLDARVVVGEAVGE